One window of Nostoc sp. C052 genomic DNA carries:
- a CDS encoding MFS transporter, translating to MVTRSVTHQQSLKALDWLNVFLADIQGGVGPFLVVYLTSSLQWNPAQVGLVMTISGLTGVIAQTPIGALVDRLRQKRSLITIAAVLIAISSIATVTIPSLPVITISQSFSAIAGAFFGPTIAAISLGLVGRGGIEYRLGRNQTLSSSGNVIAAIVAGLIGHFVNQAGIFYFIALMSVAVIFCALKIRKQDINYRLARGGDDPESKERLEDRKEKVNVSKFTTLLSDRRLLIFAICAVLFHFANAAMLPLVGEVLAHHKGGSPPLFMSACVVTAQLVMIPLGILVGRRASKDRRKPIFLLAFLVLPIRGVLYTLSDNPFFLVSVQLLDGVGAGIFGVMQLLVIADLTKGTGHFNLAQGAIGTAVGIGASLSNSLAGFIAKSAGYNASFLSMAAIAAVALAFFWFFMPETKSTPYPVSSKSELATFRDS from the coding sequence ATGGTTACTCGTTCGGTGACGCATCAACAAAGCCTGAAAGCACTCGATTGGTTAAATGTATTTTTAGCAGATATTCAGGGCGGTGTCGGCCCGTTTTTAGTGGTTTACCTAACTTCAAGTCTGCAATGGAACCCTGCTCAGGTAGGATTGGTAATGACGATTTCAGGGTTAACAGGGGTAATTGCTCAAACACCCATTGGCGCATTAGTTGATCGGTTACGCCAGAAGCGATCGCTAATTACGATCGCTGCTGTGTTAATTGCCATCAGTTCAATTGCCACTGTGACTATTCCATCATTGCCCGTTATTACAATATCTCAATCCTTTAGTGCCATTGCTGGAGCATTTTTTGGCCCGACGATCGCGGCAATTTCTCTAGGATTAGTTGGACGAGGGGGGATTGAATATCGCCTTGGGCGCAATCAGACTCTCAGTTCTTCTGGAAATGTAATAGCAGCCATTGTGGCAGGATTAATCGGTCATTTTGTGAATCAGGCAGGTATTTTCTACTTTATTGCCCTGATGTCAGTTGCAGTGATTTTCTGTGCTTTAAAGATTCGCAAACAGGATATTAATTATCGACTAGCAAGAGGGGGTGACGATCCAGAAAGCAAGGAGAGATTGGAAGATCGGAAAGAAAAAGTTAACGTTTCTAAATTTACAACGCTATTGAGCGATCGCCGTCTACTGATTTTTGCCATCTGTGCAGTGCTGTTCCACTTTGCCAACGCTGCAATGCTACCCTTGGTAGGTGAGGTATTGGCTCACCATAAAGGCGGTAGTCCGCCGTTATTTATGTCTGCCTGTGTTGTCACTGCTCAATTGGTGATGATTCCTTTGGGAATTTTGGTTGGGCGACGAGCAAGTAAGGATCGACGTAAACCGATTTTTCTACTGGCGTTTCTAGTATTACCGATTCGCGGCGTACTGTATACCCTCAGCGATAATCCTTTTTTCCTAGTGTCAGTGCAATTATTAGATGGGGTAGGTGCAGGAATTTTTGGCGTAATGCAGCTTTTGGTGATTGCCGATTTGACTAAGGGAACCGGACATTTTAATTTGGCACAGGGAGCAATTGGAACTGCTGTGGGCATTGGGGCATCTCTGAGTAATTCCTTGGCTGGTTTTATAGCAAAATCTGCTGGCTACAACGCCAGCTTTTTAAGTATGGCAGCGATCGCAGCAGTTGCCTTGGCTTTCTTCTGGTTTTTCATGCCCGAAACTAAATCTACACCCTATCCGGTAAGCTCTAAGTCGGAGCTTGCGACATTTAGAGATTCTTAG
- a CDS encoding anion transporter, giving the protein MVVLRYLIIILAYIGLGLGYLPGLRMNRATIAIVGAAFLMALGVLDLPAAWGAIDYKTLIFLFGMMVISANLAASGFFQLALDYTIRRIHSPFGLLVVLTFGSGILSALFLNDTIALILTPLVVGVTQLLKLKPIPYLLALAGATNLGSVATLSGNPQNILIGSFSGISYLDFAKALTPLALICLAIQVALLWWLYPEVRSLRPYLKVKPPSYHIFKPLLVKSLLITTGLLVAFLIGIPTAEVTLIAAALLLVTRRLKPERILQKVDWDLLLMFCGLFILTEGVQKLGSLGWLSRFVHDPLSILGITALLSNLVSNVPAILLLHHLIPHPDTRTWLLLAAVSTLAGNLTLLGSVANLIVAEAVAKQGYRLTFGEHFRFGLPLTVITLVLTYFWIY; this is encoded by the coding sequence ATGGTAGTTCTGCGATATTTGATTATTATCCTTGCCTACATCGGCTTAGGACTAGGGTACTTACCCGGACTGCGGATGAATCGGGCAACGATCGCCATTGTTGGTGCTGCCTTTTTGATGGCATTGGGAGTATTAGATTTACCTGCGGCGTGGGGCGCAATTGACTACAAAACCCTAATTTTCCTGTTTGGCATGATGGTAATCAGCGCCAATCTCGCCGCTTCGGGATTTTTCCAGCTTGCCCTCGATTATACAATTCGTCGCATCCACAGCCCATTTGGGTTACTGGTGGTGTTAACTTTTGGCAGTGGCATTCTCTCGGCACTTTTTCTCAATGATACAATTGCTCTAATTTTGACACCTTTGGTAGTTGGTGTTACCCAGTTACTCAAGCTTAAACCTATTCCCTATTTGCTGGCGCTGGCAGGTGCAACTAATCTCGGTTCCGTTGCCACCTTGAGCGGTAATCCTCAGAATATTCTGATCGGTTCTTTCTCTGGCATTAGTTATTTAGACTTTGCCAAAGCCTTAACGCCACTTGCTTTGATATGTTTGGCAATTCAGGTAGCTTTGCTGTGGTGGTTATATCCAGAAGTGCGATCGCTTCGCCCTTACTTAAAAGTCAAACCACCTAGTTACCACATCTTCAAGCCACTGTTAGTTAAAAGTCTATTAATTACCACCGGATTATTAGTGGCATTTTTAATTGGAATTCCCACTGCTGAAGTTACCTTAATTGCTGCCGCACTATTACTGGTAACGCGTCGCCTCAAACCTGAGCGAATTTTACAAAAGGTAGATTGGGATTTGCTGTTAATGTTTTGTGGATTATTTATCCTTACTGAGGGTGTGCAAAAACTTGGTTCCTTGGGATGGCTTTCTCGTTTTGTTCACGATCCCTTGAGCATTTTGGGGATCACGGCGTTGCTATCAAATCTAGTGTCAAATGTGCCGGCTATTCTGCTACTACATCACCTAATTCCCCATCCCGACACGCGCACTTGGTTACTACTAGCGGCGGTTTCAACACTGGCAGGAAATCTTACCCTGTTGGGTTCGGTGGCAAACTTGATTGTGGCGGAGGCTGTTGCCAAACAGGGATATCGGCTCACTTTTGGAGAACATTTTCGATTTGGGCTACCGCTAACTGTTATTACTTTGGTGCTTACCTATTTTTGGATTTATTAA
- a CDS encoding glucose 1-dehydrogenase has translation MKKLEGKVAIVTGASKGIGAAIALNLAAEGAAVVVNYASSKEGADRLVDKILSDGGKAIAVQANVSQRTEIERLFAKTQETFGKLDILVNNAGIYEFSPLESITEEHFHKHFDLNVLGLILTSQQAVKHFGSEGGSIINISSIVSTLTPANASVYSGTKAAVDAITKSLAKELGSHHIRVNCINPGMVETEGTHTAGISTADSQGRQQIEAQTPLGRIGQPQDIAPAVVFLASSDSAWITGETLYIAGGLR, from the coding sequence ATGAAAAAACTAGAAGGAAAAGTCGCAATTGTCACAGGTGCCTCCAAAGGAATTGGTGCTGCGATCGCCTTGAATCTGGCAGCTGAAGGTGCAGCCGTTGTTGTCAACTACGCCTCTAGTAAAGAGGGAGCAGATCGCTTGGTTGACAAGATTCTCAGTGATGGCGGTAAGGCGATCGCAGTACAAGCAAATGTTAGCCAAAGGACAGAAATCGAACGTCTGTTTGCAAAGACGCAGGAGACATTCGGCAAGCTCGATATCTTGGTCAATAATGCTGGCATTTACGAGTTTTCCCCGCTCGAAAGCATCACCGAAGAACACTTCCACAAGCACTTTGATCTCAATGTGCTGGGATTAATTCTCACCTCACAACAAGCCGTCAAGCACTTCGGTTCAGAGGGTGGCAGCATTATTAACATCAGTTCGATTGTTAGTACCCTCACGCCTGCAAATGCCTCAGTCTACAGCGGTACTAAAGCTGCTGTCGATGCTATAACAAAGTCCCTGGCCAAGGAATTGGGTTCGCATCACATCCGCGTCAATTGCATCAATCCTGGCATGGTGGAAACGGAGGGTACGCACACAGCAGGAATATCCACAGCCGACAGTCAAGGCCGCCAACAGATTGAAGCACAAACCCCACTTGGTCGCATTGGACAACCGCAAGACATTGCACCTGCTGTTGTTTTTCTTGCGTCCTCCGATTCCGCCTGGATTACTGGCGAAACACTGTACATCGCGGGTGGACTCCGCTAG
- a CDS encoding sigma-54 dependent transcriptional regulator, whose product MAKILVIDDEKALRQAIAQILHSEGHEVLEAADGEQGLKLLQNPETHLDLVFLDLKMPKTQGMTVLKQLEQKRFELPVIVMTAYGTSRTAIEAMQLGAYDYLTKPFDLDELVNLTTKALAHHQEPLYQVGESTLQGGQEELLGRSQPMQSVFKLIGRLAPTDTIVLITGESGTGKELVASTLHAASPRSKAPLVKVNCAALPEHLLEAELFGHEKGAFTGANHLRIGRFEQANSGTIFLDEIGELSLTIQGKLLRVLQDCSFERLGSNQTHTVNVRIIAATNRNLELMVRQNQFREDLFYRLNVVRLELPPLRDRPEDLEQLTQHFLSTTALRRGFKRLALAESAMKKLRDYAFPGNVRELQNALERAAILSGGRTILPEHLVFSQKD is encoded by the coding sequence ATGGCAAAAATTTTAGTTATTGATGATGAAAAAGCATTGCGACAGGCGATCGCCCAAATTTTGCACAGTGAAGGGCATGAGGTGCTAGAAGCAGCTGACGGAGAACAGGGATTAAAGCTGTTACAAAACCCTGAAACTCATCTGGATTTAGTATTTCTCGATTTGAAAATGCCCAAAACTCAAGGGATGACTGTGTTAAAGCAATTAGAGCAAAAGCGGTTTGAGTTGCCTGTGATTGTGATGACAGCCTATGGAACCAGTCGCACGGCAATCGAAGCTATGCAGTTAGGCGCTTACGATTACTTGACTAAACCATTTGATTTAGACGAACTGGTAAATTTAACGACAAAAGCATTAGCCCATCATCAAGAGCCATTGTATCAGGTTGGTGAGTCTACCTTGCAAGGAGGACAGGAGGAATTATTAGGGCGATCGCAACCGATGCAATCAGTCTTCAAGCTCATTGGTCGTCTTGCCCCCACTGATACAATCGTTCTCATTACTGGAGAATCTGGCACTGGTAAAGAATTGGTTGCTTCCACACTTCATGCAGCCAGTCCCCGCAGCAAAGCGCCATTAGTGAAAGTTAACTGTGCTGCATTACCAGAACATTTATTAGAAGCAGAATTATTTGGACACGAAAAAGGAGCATTTACCGGCGCAAATCACCTGCGAATTGGACGGTTTGAGCAAGCAAATAGCGGCACAATTTTTTTAGATGAAATTGGCGAACTTAGTTTAACTATTCAAGGTAAACTCCTGCGGGTGTTACAAGATTGTTCCTTTGAACGTCTGGGGAGCAATCAGACACACACAGTCAACGTGCGGATTATTGCCGCAACCAATCGCAATTTAGAGCTGATGGTGCGGCAAAACCAGTTTCGGGAAGACCTTTTTTATCGTCTAAACGTCGTGCGGTTGGAGTTACCACCCTTGCGCGATCGCCCAGAAGATTTAGAACAACTTACCCAACATTTTCTCAGTACCACTGCTTTGCGACGGGGATTCAAACGGTTGGCGCTGGCTGAGTCGGCGATGAAAAAGCTGAGGGATTATGCTTTTCCTGGTAATGTGCGGGAGTTGCAGAACGCCTTAGAACGAGCAGCGATCCTTTCCGGTGGACGCACAATCTTGCCAGAACATCTTGTCTTTAGCCAGAAGGATTAA
- a CDS encoding RNA polymerase subunit sigma-54, producing the protein MDTPALTSTLAVETRLETQAVLYPMLRQLVQLLPWNHQRVREHLQAEAKHNPFLLHRSPNHREALLGDILPNWYSPVAMETSLQEHLRGQIAALDLPLKQQDAILHLMQWLSPSGYLEESPQIWATGSGWNARELEAVVSHLQSLDPPGIGARSLQECLQLQLQDRPNSLAALLVQDYLADIADCIGNSTEIQEHQQLLLEKLQLHTERVAVIESSLNLQTLKAAIQEIQTLEPRPGRNFNYQPVAIATPDLQAELNAKGWQVSLTSEVSQEFCLDEEAIAMLAESNQKMQETLLQQARNLLSALNQWQENLLKVGQFLVNRQQAFLTSKDSLDLVPTPQQLIAQSVGLSNATISRIVRDRYLLISGGKNQIVPLQSFCTSVGVGGRTPIQIQQLIIQLIQQEPPNQPYSDEQLAQLLKLQFGIAIARRTVVKYRKLAGIASSHARKLNKSKNR; encoded by the coding sequence ATGGATACACCTGCATTAACTTCAACTCTTGCTGTAGAAACCCGTTTAGAGACGCAAGCAGTTCTTTATCCAATGCTGCGCCAGTTAGTGCAACTTTTACCTTGGAATCATCAGCGAGTTCGAGAACATTTGCAAGCAGAAGCCAAACACAATCCATTTTTACTGCATCGCAGCCCTAATCATCGGGAAGCATTGCTAGGAGACATTTTACCAAATTGGTATAGTCCAGTGGCAATGGAAACAAGCTTACAAGAACATCTGCGTGGGCAAATTGCCGCTTTAGATTTGCCACTCAAACAGCAAGATGCAATATTACACCTCATGCAGTGGCTTTCACCCTCCGGCTATCTAGAAGAATCGCCCCAAATCTGGGCAACAGGAAGCGGTTGGAACGCCAGGGAGTTAGAAGCGGTTGTGTCACATTTACAAAGCCTCGATCCACCAGGGATTGGGGCGCGATCGCTCCAAGAATGTCTGCAATTACAGCTTCAAGATCGTCCGAATAGTTTGGCTGCTTTACTGGTGCAAGATTACTTAGCAGATATTGCAGATTGTATTGGTAATTCAACTGAGATCCAGGAACATCAACAATTGTTGTTGGAGAAGTTGCAATTACATACAGAAAGGGTTGCCGTAATCGAATCATCGCTTAATCTGCAAACTTTGAAAGCAGCAATTCAAGAAATTCAGACTCTAGAACCTCGTCCAGGAAGGAACTTTAATTATCAGCCAGTAGCGATCGCCACCCCAGATTTACAAGCCGAACTCAATGCCAAGGGGTGGCAGGTTTCTTTAACTTCTGAAGTGAGTCAAGAGTTTTGTTTGGATGAAGAAGCGATCGCAATGCTAGCCGAATCAAACCAGAAGATGCAAGAAACCCTGCTGCAACAAGCACGAAATTTATTGTCCGCACTAAACCAGTGGCAGGAAAATTTACTTAAAGTCGGGCAATTTTTGGTTAATCGCCAGCAAGCCTTTCTCACAAGTAAAGACAGTTTAGATTTAGTACCAACGCCCCAACAGCTAATTGCTCAATCAGTCGGACTTTCCAATGCTACCATCAGCCGCATTGTGCGCGATCGCTATTTGCTAATTAGCGGCGGGAAAAATCAAATTGTGCCTTTGCAGTCCTTCTGTACTTCTGTTGGCGTTGGTGGACGCACACCGATACAAATTCAACAATTGATTATTCAACTAATTCAACAAGAACCGCCAAATCAACCCTACAGCGACGAACAACTTGCCCAACTATTAAAGCTACAATTTGGAATAGCGATCGCTCGACGGACTGTAGTTAAATACCGAAAACTGGCAGGAATCGCATCTTCTCACGCACGTAAACTTAATAAATCCAAAAATAGGTAA